GTGCCGGGATTCCCAACGGCCGCCCAAGGAAAGCAGCCCGTCCAGCAAGAGCTCGGGATCGCGTTCGCCGGCCAGCGATTGCAGATGGCGGCGGTCGGTGCCGTTCAAACAGGAGTGAAGCTCAGGATTTTCCAGCAAGCTCCGAACCAGGGCTGGACCGGGACCGGTGGAGGCGGAAGAAATGTCGCCGCCGAGCGCGGCGTTAAGACGCAAGTTGGAAACAAGGGGGTTCATCTAGCTGCAACAATTCCCTCTTGCGCCCCCCCAGGCGGCAATGCCACGGATCTATGAAACAATCGGTGATGCCGTTTTTATCGGAATCGACGGTATTTAGTTGTTAGGTAGTACAGAATCTTCGACATTTTCAATTAATAAAAAATATCTAGTCCTTTTAGTAGCTTATCAAGGCTACTTCGATTAAATCTCGAGGCGTGAGGATCCGGTTTTCCCGCATTTCTTGCCTCCTCTTGGTCCTGCTCGTCGGAGCCGGACCCCAAGCCTTCGCCGCCAAAAAACCGACCCCGCCGGCCGGCGCCGCCGCCACCCAGCATCCCCTGGCCACCGACTCCGCGCTTCGGGTCCTGGGCCAAGGCGGCAATGCCGTCGACGCCGCCATTGCCGCGGCCCTGACCTTGGCCGTCGTCGAACCCTACAATTCGGGCTTGGGCGGCGGCGGCATGGCCTTGGTGTGGACCGGCAAAAAAGCCCGGGCCTTCGACTTCCGAGAAACCGCGCCGCTGAAAGCCCATGAGCGAACTTTTCTGGAAGCTCCCGATCCCGAGGCGGCGCGGGTCGGCCCGCTGGCGATCGCGGTGCCGGGCACCGTCGCCGGCCTCGAATTATTGCACCGCCAAGCCGGCCGGCTCCCCTGGTCGGCCCTTTTCGACGAGGCGATCCAATATGCCGAGCAGGGCTTCAAGCCCGACGCCGAGCTCAAGAGCCGGCTCTTGCTCAAAGCCGATTGCCTGCTCCGCGACTATCACTCCGCCAAAATTTACCGGCCGCTGCTGCAACCCGAACCGGCAGGGAAATGGCTACAGGCCGACTTGGCCCAGAGCCTCAAACGGCTTCGCGACCAGGGGGCGGCGGCTTTCTACGAGGGCGCTCTCGGAGCCGAGCTCGTCGCCAATCTCCAGGGCAAGGGCGCCCTCCTCCAGCTCGAGGATTTGCAAGCTTATCGGGCGATGGAGCGCCAACCGGTCTCGGCCGGCTATTCCTTCGGGAAAATTTGGGGCATGCCGCCGCCCAGCGCCGGCGGCGTCGGCATCATCCTTGGGATGAACCGCCTGGAGGCCCGGCTCAAGAAAGACAAGACCGGCTGGGCCGCTCAGGGCGAAGCTTGGCTGGCCGCGGCGATGGCCGAGATGTTTCGAATTCGCAACCAGGAGATGGGCGATCCCGATTTCAATCCCGGCATGCCGCTCAAGGCCTGGCTGAAAAAAGGCGGCGAGACCAGTCACCTCTCGGTGATGGATGGCGAAGGCGGCGCCGTCGCCATGACCGTAACCCTTAATCTCTCCTTCGGCTCCTGCGTCACCGCCGGCCGGACCGGAATCCTGATGAACGACGAGATGGACGACTTCAGCACCCGGCCGGGGCTGCCCAACGATTTCGGCTTGGTCCAGTCGGAAAAGAACAAGGTCGAGGCCGGCAAGCGCCCGCTCTCCAGCATGTCGCCAACCTTGGTGACGAGGGGCCGTCACGCCCTGGCCGCCCTCGGCTCGCCGGGCGGGCCGCGGATCATGAGCTCGGTCTTTCAGGTGTTGGCTCGGCATTATTTCGGCAATGAATCTTGGCCGGCGGCACTGGCCGGCGAGCGCCTGCATGATCAGGGCGAGCCGGGCAAATTGCAGAGGGAGTCGCCGACGAACCGCTGGGGCAACGTGCAGGCGGTCGTCTATGATCCCAAGGCCAAGGCCTTCGGCGCCTTCAGCGATCCCCGAGGTCAGGGAAAGGCCGCAGTCTTGGGGGCGGCTATTGGTGAATGATGAAGACCCGGTCGTGCTCCCGCACCTTGTCTTCCACCGGAATCCCGACATGGGCGCCGGGTAGCGCTTCACGGACGTCCTGATGCTCGATCTGCATCGAGGTGACGGTGGCTTCCATGTCGGTGGTGTGTCCCTTGATGTGGAGGCGGTCGCCGAGTTTCAGCTTTCCGTTCTTCAGCCAGATGCCGGCGATATGGGCGTGGCCATAGTAATGGTCGACCTGGCCGATTTCTTCTTCCCATCGATCCATAAAGTCTCCTTCTCGATCAGCTAAATTTTATCAACCGATCAGCTTTTTGACCAGCTTGAGCTTGGCGCTTGAATAGGGCGGGTAGCGAACAGGCACGTCGACCCAGGTCGAGCGCTTGAGCACGCTGCGGGGGTGGGAAAAAGCTTCGAAGCTCTTGCGGCCGTGATAGGCGCCGAAGCCGCTGGCCCCGATGCCGCCGAAGGGCAGGTCGGTGGCGGCGAAATGGGCGATGGCGTCGTTGACGCAGCCGCCGCCGAAGGAAACCGAACCGAGGACCTTTGCCTCGACCGGGGCCTTCTCGGTGAAAAGATAGAGGGCCAGGGGACGGGGCCGGCGGCGCACTTGGTCGAGGGCCTGGTCCAAATCCTCGAAGGGGAGAATCGGCAGGATCGGTCCGAAGATTTCCTCCTCCATCACGGCCGAGCTTGGCGCCGGGGCTTCGAGCAAGGTCGGCTCGATGTAGAGATCGGCGGCATCGCTGCGGCCGCCGCTGAGGATCTTTCCTTCCTTCAGATAGGCGCTGAGCCGCCGGAAATGGGCTTCGTTGACGATCCGGGCATAGTCCGGGCTTTTCTGAGGGTTCTCGCCGAAAAATTTTCGGATCTGGCCTTTCATCTTTTCCACTAAGGGACCGAGCAGCTTGGCCTCGACTAAAACGTAATCGGGCGCGATGCAAGTTTGGCCGGCATTGAAGAACTTCCCCCAAACGATGCGCTTGGCGGCCTTGTCGAGCTTGGCGCTGGCCTCGACGAGGCAGGGGCTCTTGCCACCCAGCTCCAAGGTCAGCGGGGTGAGATTTTTCGCCGCCGCTTCCATGACGACTTTTCCGACCCGGGTCGAGCCGGTGAAGAAGATGTAATCGAAGGGTTGCGCCAGCAGCTCTTGGGTCGCTTCGACTCCGCCCTCGACGACGCTGAGGAATTCGGGCGAGAAATTTTCGGAAATCAATTTCTTGATCAGGGCCGAGGTGTGGGGCGCCATTTCCGAGGGCTTGATCACGGCGGTGTTGCCGGCGGCGATGGCGCCGGCCAAAGGGCTCAAGGCCAAGTCGAGCGGATAATTCCAGGGGCTGATGATCAGGACGGTTCCGTAGGGCTCGCGGGTGATCTGGGCCGAGGAAGGCCAAAAGGCCAGGGGCAAGGCCGGCTCCTCGGGCTGACTCCAAACCCGAAGCTGGCCGCGGATGAGCTTGAGGTCCTCGAGGATGAGTCCGAGCTCGCTGACATAGGCCTCGAAGGTCGGCTTGCGCAGGTCGCGGCGCAAAGCTTCGTAGACGTCTTTCTCGGCAAAGCGCAAAACCTTGATCAGCTTGTCGATGGCTTTGAGCCGGAACTCCAAATCCCGAGTGGCGCCGCTCAAGAAAAATTCGCGTTGGGCTTGGATCATGGGGAGGATTCTGGCATTAGAAGCCGAGGATGCCAACCAATTACCAAATCCGAGTCCACACCGCCGACGGCCGCCAAATCTGGTGGAAAAAGCAGGGCCAAATCGCCCTCCTGCCCGAGGAGCTGGCCGACACTTGGGTCAGCAAATTCCGGCCCGACCTCTGGGAGATCAGCCCCGAGGGCGAGATGATCGGCGTCGGCCGGGGAGCCGTCGGCCTCAAAATATTGAAGGTCGAAAAGGTGCCGGCAGTTCCCCCCTTTGAAAAAGGGGGGCAGGGGGGATTTTAAAGACGTGGCAGGTGCCTAAACCTGCATTGGTATTCATGCGACCGCTTCAAATCCCCCCTTGGTCCCCCCTTTTTCAAAGGGGGGAACTAGAAAGCGGAGTTCGGCTCCTTCAGAAAAGCCTCTTCCTCCGGCGTCGATTCTCGTCCCAAGATTTTATTGCGATGCGGAAAGCGGCCGAAGCGCTCGATGATCTGGGCGTGGCCCCGGGCGTAGTCCAAATTCTCGCCCTGCCCCAGGCTCCCGAAAGCCTGCAGGGCTTGAGCCTGGATCTCCCGGTCTTCCGAATGCTCCATCGGCATGTAGAAAAAGATCCTTTGCTCCGGCCGGAGCCTTTGGTCGAAGCCGCGGCGCTGGCCCTCCAAGCTCGCCGCCAATGCGAGGCGGTCTTGAGCGAAGGCTTGGGGGCTATCGCGGTAAATATTTCGCGAAAATTGGTCGAGCAGCAGGATGTAGGCCAGGCAGCTTTCGGGCTCCTCGCGCCAGGAGTCGAGCTCGCCCCGAGCCGCCGCCCGCAGAGTCGGCTCGAAGCGGCGGCGAATCTCCCCGTCGAAGGCCGGATCTTTCGACCACCACTTGTCGGCGGCCTCGCCCCACCAGAAATCCAGGATGTCGCGTGGGCTCTTGATGCCCCCCTTTGAAAAAGGGGGGTTGGGGGGATTTTGCGGAGCCTGTTCCACGGAAAGAGTTTAGGCGTTCTGCCGCAATTTTTAAATCCCCCCCTGCCCCCCTTTTTCAAAGGGGGGAACATCCGGTCCCGTTTTGTAACTGCCGTGTTCGGTGGCGTAGTCCAGCTCGGCCTGCACCGCCCGGCTCTCTTCCCGGATATAGTGGGCGATGGCCTGGCGGAATTGAGGATGCTCGATCCAATGGGCGCTGTGGATCGGCTCGGGATCGAAACCGCGGAAGATTTTGTGCGGCACCCCGGCGCCGGCGTCCATCTCGCGGAGCCCTTGGGCGATGGCGAAGTCGATCCCCCGATAATAGGCCAGCTCGAAGTGGAGGTTGGCGTAATCGCGCAGCGAACCCCAATAGCGGCCGAAGAGGCTTTGACCCTTGC
This window of the bacterium genome carries:
- a CDS encoding DUF924 family protein, translated to MEQAPQNPPNPPFSKGGIKSPRDILDFWWGEAADKWWSKDPAFDGEIRRRFEPTLRAAARGELDSWREEPESCLAYILLLDQFSRNIYRDSPQAFAQDRLALAASLEGQRRGFDQRLRPEQRIFFYMPMEHSEDREIQAQALQAFGSLGQGENLDYARGHAQIIERFGRFPHRNKILGRESTPEEEAFLKEPNSAF
- a CDS encoding EF-Tu/IF-2/RF-3 family GTPase, coding for MDRWEEEIGQVDHYYGHAHIAGIWLKNGKLKLGDRLHIKGHTTDMEATVTSMQIEHQDVREALPGAHVGIPVEDKVREHDRVFIIHQ
- a CDS encoding aldehyde dehydrogenase translates to MASSASNARILPMIQAQREFFLSGATRDLEFRLKAIDKLIKVLRFAEKDVYEALRRDLRKPTFEAYVSELGLILEDLKLIRGQLRVWSQPEEPALPLAFWPSSAQITREPYGTVLIISPWNYPLDLALSPLAGAIAAGNTAVIKPSEMAPHTSALIKKLISENFSPEFLSVVEGGVEATQELLAQPFDYIFFTGSTRVGKVVMEAAAKNLTPLTLELGGKSPCLVEASAKLDKAAKRIVWGKFFNAGQTCIAPDYVLVEAKLLGPLVEKMKGQIRKFFGENPQKSPDYARIVNEAHFRRLSAYLKEGKILSGGRSDAADLYIEPTLLEAPAPSSAVMEEEIFGPILPILPFEDLDQALDQVRRRPRPLALYLFTEKAPVEAKVLGSVSFGGGCVNDAIAHFAATDLPFGGIGASGFGAYHGRKSFEAFSHPRSVLKRSTWVDVPVRYPPYSSAKLKLVKKLIG
- a CDS encoding gamma-glutamyltransferase, with amino-acid sequence MRIRFSRISCLLLVLLVGAGPQAFAAKKPTPPAGAAATQHPLATDSALRVLGQGGNAVDAAIAAALTLAVVEPYNSGLGGGGMALVWTGKKARAFDFRETAPLKAHERTFLEAPDPEAARVGPLAIAVPGTVAGLELLHRQAGRLPWSALFDEAIQYAEQGFKPDAELKSRLLLKADCLLRDYHSAKIYRPLLQPEPAGKWLQADLAQSLKRLRDQGAAAFYEGALGAELVANLQGKGALLQLEDLQAYRAMERQPVSAGYSFGKIWGMPPPSAGGVGIILGMNRLEARLKKDKTGWAAQGEAWLAAAMAEMFRIRNQEMGDPDFNPGMPLKAWLKKGGETSHLSVMDGEGGAVAMTVTLNLSFGSCVTAGRTGILMNDEMDDFSTRPGLPNDFGLVQSEKNKVEAGKRPLSSMSPTLVTRGRHALAALGSPGGPRIMSSVFQVLARHYFGNESWPAALAGERLHDQGEPGKLQRESPTNRWGNVQAVVYDPKAKAFGAFSDPRGQGKAAVLGAAIGE